TGCTTCTCCTTTCCACCCACCAAACTCCCCGGATTTCCAACCGCGGTAGTCCGTGGTGGCACGTCAATTAAAACAACGCTCCCGGCACCGATCTTAGCACCTTCCCCAATCTTCACGTTGCCGAGAATTGTAGCACCGGCACCAATCAGCACACCATCACTAATCTTGGGGTGCCTGTCCCCACCAATCTTAGTGGTACTATCGAGGGTCACATGGTGCAGAATGGAGACATTGTTGCCAATCACTGCAGTCTCTCCAACCACTAAATTTAAACATAAGCagaaaactaaaatataaatatatataccaAATTTGAACAATTGgttataaaaatgaaaaactcGGAAAGTAAAGCAGAAATGAAGAACAAATTCACAATTTGAGAAACAAACAGAAGTTGCAAACaattaagtaaaattaaaactgaactACAAATTCACACAACTTAAAAATTCACAGCTTGAGAGACAGAATCTGAAAACAACtagaaaaaactaaaattgaagcacaaattcacacaatttgagaacataataataatagtaatcaattttaatgtCACCTATTTTGGCAGATCGAGTATAGGCAGATCGAGAAGAGGCACAGTGTGGCGAAGTGAGGCGAGGTGTGGCGAGGCACGACGGGGGACGCAAGGGCTGCAACAGGTAAATAGTGCAAAACAGAGCAGCGCAGAGAGAAGGAGGCGACGGATGGACAACCACCAAGCATCCGCCACGGATGACGACGGATATGGATGAAGACGACGGAGGAGAAACGAGAGCACATGATCTTCAGAGAGCAGTTGgctaggtttttttttttttctaattatgagaatatttattttttaaatagaatattcTATTATCTTAAACGTTATTCTCATGACagggacttaattaaaaaaaaattaatgtacaagaatccaattaaaaaaaatataaagatctaattgaaaatttagtaaaactatAGGGACTTGCAAAATAActaaaccaataataaatacttacatttaatattatcaaattgGTTTTTCAATTGAGATGATTTATTAACTATAGATGTCATTATAAGTCCTGTATTTCTTAAGAGTAAGGTCTTTATGCTGATTATAAGGGTTAACTTAGTAAATTGCTTTGAAAAAGGtgtttatatcttttaaaagtacatacattttattttatatttaataattaaaaaaattatatatgtgtttataatttttaataaatttaagtaCTTTTAGAAGTATTTAAAGAAGTAACATCTAAAGAcgtgtttttaaaattaaattatatttattgaaataaaaaaatataatataattttatatattaataaatattaaaatttatttttatatttatgtttatataatctttataaagtttaaaaatttagtttactaaacaaaattattattgtttgtACTTAGCgaaaatcatttttattgaaaaaacaTAAATGCTTAATATGAGAGTAAGAGACTAATCTCTATTT
The Arachis duranensis cultivar V14167 chromosome 5, aradu.V14167.gnm2.J7QH, whole genome shotgun sequence genome window above contains:
- the LOC107490183 gene encoding serine acetyltransferase 5-like; amino-acid sequence: MAFKAPPFVPLRPPSCLATPRLTSPHCASSRSAYTRSAKIVVGETAVIGNNVSILHHVTLDSTTKIGGDRHPKISDGVLIGAGATILGNVKIGEGAKIGAGSVVLIDVPPRTTAVGNPGSLVGGKEKHSKHEDVPDELMDYTSFISE